Proteins encoded in a region of the Oscillospiraceae bacterium MB24-C1 genome:
- the spo0A gene encoding sporulation transcription factor Spo0A, whose translation MAEKMKVLIADDNKEFCAQAAALLHTYGYETVFVAKDGIKVTQAILDQRPNVVLIDVFMPRLDAIGVMKAVREDEQAYKPLFMMMSTFDNGILERELLAAGAAYYFLRPFDVNMMVERVVQLSGAKRPDNVSRITDSRRSPSLEVTVTDIIHQIGVPAHIKGYHYLREAIMMAVNDPEIINSVTKQLYPAVAKRFSTTSSRVERAIRHAIEVAWDRGDVDVLTSYFGYTIHNTKGKPTNSEFIAMISDKLRLKLRQEAR comes from the coding sequence ATGGCAGAAAAAATGAAGGTACTCATCGCAGACGATAATAAGGAATTTTGCGCACAGGCTGCGGCACTTTTGCACACCTACGGTTATGAGACTGTTTTTGTGGCGAAGGATGGCATAAAGGTGACCCAGGCTATTCTTGACCAGCGACCGAATGTGGTACTGATAGATGTATTTATGCCACGCTTGGATGCCATTGGTGTAATGAAGGCCGTGCGGGAGGACGAGCAGGCTTATAAGCCGCTGTTTATGATGATGTCCACCTTTGACAACGGTATTTTAGAAAGAGAGTTACTTGCCGCGGGCGCTGCCTATTATTTTTTGCGCCCGTTCGATGTCAATATGATGGTGGAGCGCGTCGTACAGCTTTCGGGGGCCAAACGTCCTGATAATGTCTCGCGAATTACCGATTCCAGGCGGTCGCCCAGTCTTGAAGTCACCGTCACCGACATCATTCATCAAATCGGTGTTCCCGCCCACATCAAGGGTTACCATTATCTGCGCGAGGCCATCATGATGGCGGTCAACGACCCCGAAATCATCAATTCGGTGACCAAACAGCTTTATCCTGCGGTGGCAAAACGGTTCTCAACAACCTCCTCACGTGTGGAGCGTGCTATCCGTCACGCCATTGAGGTGGCGTGGGATCGCGGTGATGTTGACGTACTTACCTCCTACTTTGGTTATACCATCCATAATACCAAGGGCAAGCCGACCAACAGCGAGTTTATCGCGATGATCAGCGACAAGCTGCGCCTGAAGCTTCGCCAAGAGGCCAGGTAA
- the spoIVB gene encoding SpoIVB peptidase: MKRIFKVSATIVSVVMLGLLAILLCLQIMLPDRYYVTQGEHFSLNGGWLGIKSSSWVDNMPPELVSRPGNEYAMRLSLPGGAVIKTVNVKVVERDMVIPAGTPFGIKMFTDGVMVVGLSDLDLQGKAMNPAKNAGIRTGDIILSIDGRKIYYNEDVGKIVSQSNGREMQVTLRRDGNIKQVNLKPIQSPSDESYRAGMWVRDSSAGIGTMTYYDPQERIFAGLGHAICDVDTGDIMPLSSGEAVEVTITGVNRGSSGFPGELRGVFGSNKVIGSLIKNNVTGIYGECSMPPVQCEPVPLATRGEIHTGAATIYTTVEGKQPQAYDIQIERIATTDTNPTKNMVVKVTDPRLLEVTGGIVQGMSGSPIIQDGKLVGAITHVFVNDPARGYGIFAENMRNSYSTGEKMAS; encoded by the coding sequence ATGAAGAGGATTTTTAAAGTATCGGCGACCATCGTGTCTGTCGTAATGCTCGGGCTGTTGGCAATTTTACTCTGTTTGCAAATTATGTTGCCCGACCGTTATTATGTGACGCAAGGCGAACATTTTTCGCTAAATGGCGGTTGGCTGGGCATAAAAAGCAGCAGTTGGGTGGATAATATGCCCCCCGAATTAGTTTCGCGTCCGGGTAATGAATATGCGATGCGGCTTTCACTGCCGGGCGGTGCCGTTATTAAGACGGTTAACGTCAAGGTAGTCGAAAGAGACATGGTGATTCCCGCCGGAACGCCGTTCGGCATTAAAATGTTTACCGACGGCGTAATGGTAGTGGGTTTGAGCGATCTTGACCTACAAGGCAAGGCGATGAACCCCGCAAAAAATGCGGGCATCCGTACTGGTGATATTATTCTTTCCATCGACGGCAGGAAAATTTATTATAATGAAGATGTCGGAAAGATTGTCAGTCAAAGTAATGGACGTGAGATGCAGGTGACACTACGGCGGGACGGGAATATCAAACAGGTTAATCTGAAGCCGATTCAGTCACCCTCTGACGAAAGCTATCGCGCGGGAATGTGGGTGCGCGACAGCTCAGCCGGTATCGGCACAATGACCTATTACGATCCTCAAGAAAGGATTTTTGCAGGTCTTGGGCATGCAATCTGCGATGTGGATACCGGCGACATCATGCCGCTGTCAAGCGGTGAAGCGGTTGAAGTAACCATTACCGGCGTCAACCGTGGCTCAAGCGGATTCCCAGGTGAGTTGCGCGGTGTGTTTGGCAGCAATAAGGTTATAGGCAGTTTGATAAAAAATAACGTAACGGGCATATATGGTGAATGCAGCATGCCGCCTGTGCAGTGTGAGCCGGTTCCTTTAGCAACAAGGGGCGAAATTCACACGGGCGCTGCGACCATCTATACCACTGTTGAGGGCAAGCAGCCACAGGCTTATGACATTCAAATTGAACGCATTGCGACAACCGACACAAACCCTACAAAGAATATGGTTGTTAAGGTGACGGATCCCCGACTGCTGGAAGTAACGGGTGGTATTGTGCAAGGTATGAGTGGTTCTCCAATTATTCAAGATGGAAAATTGGTTGGCGCTATCACGCATGTATTTGTCAATGACCCTGCGCGAGGTTATGGCATCTTTGCTGAAAATATGCGCAACTCTTATTCAACTGGTGAAAAAATGGCTTCTTAA
- a CDS encoding Gfo/Idh/MocA family oxidoreductase, whose translation MKEVCVGLVGAGYAAYLHGNGYEKVSGVPLRLKTVVDTNLEKATAVKERYGFEQVITDFDALLKDPEINLVDIVTPPFLHPDMVAKALAAGKNVICEKPLTGYFGMPGDPEPIGEKVPKSKMYAEVLKAIDSLRDVVEKSDAKFLYAENFVYSTPVRRAADIITKRKSKILFLKGEESLKGSSSPVAGEWKYTGGGSLIRVGCHPLAGMLWLKQQEAKARGERITIKSVLADTGRTTACLNAHEHRHISAKPQDVEDFANVTVTFSDGSKAVVLASDTVLGGTKNYIEIYCNDNAMTCNITPTDLLNTYFLDEEGMEDVEISEMLPAKLGWNKAFVSDEIIRGYMGELQDFAETVYFDKTPSSDFELAYQTTRVIYAAYLSAEEGRPVEF comes from the coding sequence TTGAAAGAAGTTTGCGTAGGATTGGTTGGCGCCGGTTATGCCGCCTATCTTCATGGAAACGGTTATGAAAAAGTTTCTGGTGTACCGCTACGGCTAAAGACCGTTGTGGACACAAACCTTGAAAAGGCCACTGCTGTAAAAGAGCGTTATGGATTTGAACAGGTTATCACAGATTTTGACGCACTGCTTAAAGACCCAGAAATAAACCTTGTTGATATCGTAACACCTCCGTTCTTACACCCCGATATGGTCGCAAAGGCGCTGGCAGCCGGCAAGAATGTCATCTGTGAAAAGCCCTTAACTGGATACTTTGGCATGCCGGGTGACCCGGAGCCGATCGGCGAAAAAGTTCCTAAAAGTAAAATGTATGCAGAGGTGCTTAAAGCTATCGACAGTCTTCGCGACGTGGTAGAAAAAAGCGACGCCAAATTTTTATACGCAGAGAATTTTGTTTATAGCACGCCTGTACGCCGCGCTGCGGATATCATTACAAAACGCAAAAGTAAAATTTTGTTTTTAAAAGGAGAGGAAAGCCTAAAGGGCTCAAGTTCTCCCGTGGCAGGTGAATGGAAATATACCGGCGGTGGTTCGCTGATTCGCGTCGGCTGTCATCCATTGGCGGGTATGCTCTGGCTAAAACAGCAGGAAGCCAAGGCGCGTGGTGAGCGTATCACCATTAAGAGCGTTCTTGCCGACACCGGTCGCACCACTGCTTGTCTCAATGCGCATGAACATCGCCATATCAGCGCTAAGCCGCAGGATGTTGAGGATTTCGCCAACGTCACCGTCACCTTTTCTGACGGTAGCAAAGCGGTTGTACTCGCCTCCGACACCGTGCTAGGCGGAACAAAAAATTATATTGAAATCTACTGTAACGACAATGCAATGACCTGTAATATTACCCCGACCGACTTGCTTAATACTTATTTTCTTGATGAAGAGGGCATGGAGGACGTCGAGATTTCCGAGATGTTGCCCGCAAAGCTGGGCTGGAATAAAGCCTTTGTTTCGGACGAAATTATCCGCGGTTATATGGGCGAATTACAGGACTTTGCCGAAACCGTTTATTTTGATAAAACACCCTCGAGCGACTTCGAGCTCGCATATCAGACCACCCGGGTCATTTATGCGGCGTACCTGTCCGCCGAAGAAGGCAGGCCTGTTGAATTTTGA
- a CDS encoding PD-(D/E)XK nuclease family protein, whose protein sequence is MTKPQYDIEKGNDMLHIIAGVAQSGKTTLIKQQIKARVESGGRAVLIVPEQASFNNERALQQLLGQSAAKAEVLSFSRLAERLLRQLGGRDRQPVTPAAQVFFMSVALDELSDLLTVYGRHYRSRGFIEQTLSVVEECKNAGLSPERLSTFSQALPAGALRDKVRELSLIFDAYEAILHRGCLSPQDVLDLAAERLADSSVLKDAEIFIDDFGGFTAPELSLISALLSQARQVTVALCCDNPRTKQPAFALAADTARRLLHLAQERGVEAVQTVLPEPNWHPAALCALERATRAEALPDKDTIGGGVVKAVFCANPYDELETVAAEIAQLVRQQGYRYRDIAVIARDMGRYQTALPSVFTRFDLPFFWDMRHDARCSALTQGVLAAVLVACGMREGDWLDIARSPLFGLESELVGALENYSFVWSLRRPEWERPFYKNPDGMVELLSPRAAKTLQMLEKARENITAPVLSLRQTFESGQGSQVAKGLWRFLQQIDAAKHMADFAEAMPADEKNAFLEEQSLLWQQLVGLLELFDAIPDEITVTKERIAELVELSFGGFEVATVPRTLDEIAVGTADRIRCENVRAVFLLGAIEGEFPSAAMPGGLLSENERRQLVEGGLDLLTEGDRSQATERMFCYRAVTAPAEHLVVCCPRTDAAGSALLPSAIFLRAAALTTEQSRPEFWHVWTVSGLEKAIAEYRDISDARLSTLVALGEKTLGEQRVTRLLRVDDKRVHALIDPAIPSALFGGRLKLSPSRLEQYYRCPFSYYIQKGLGARKRQKAELSPIQAGVLIHRVLERLLSQHGGKGLSAVPPEQLRQQIAAETVGYLTECAGDPALLPARLLRNFERLGEWLFDMVCHLAQELLQSEFEPVAFELEIGEGKEVCPLVFKIGSDTEILIEGTADRVDTAVINGKKYLRVLDYKSGKKSFLLDEVYYGLNLQMLIYLFSICQNGAGPLDGATPAGALYVPAQGGYVLSARGTDPYQLEKQRHKQYVMNGLLLSDEDVLRGMERDLNGDYIPYAQGGKKIDALYSMEELAKLWRLVEQKIEGMAQQLYSGDIAALPSCRGADSPCNFCDYRTACGFEAGDPVRELLKLDRAAILKGEGSADGE, encoded by the coding sequence ATGACTAAGCCGCAGTATGACATAGAAAAGGGGAATGACATGCTTCATATCATAGCCGGCGTTGCCCAAAGCGGCAAAACGACGCTGATTAAGCAGCAGATTAAAGCCAGAGTCGAATCGGGCGGTCGCGCGGTACTCATCGTACCCGAGCAGGCCTCTTTTAATAATGAGCGCGCGTTACAGCAACTTTTGGGCCAAAGCGCTGCCAAAGCAGAGGTGTTGAGTTTTTCACGCCTGGCCGAACGGCTGCTGCGCCAGCTGGGCGGGCGCGACCGGCAGCCGGTGACGCCTGCCGCACAGGTTTTTTTTATGAGTGTTGCGCTCGACGAGCTCTCCGACTTGTTGACTGTTTATGGCCGCCACTACCGCAGCCGCGGCTTTATTGAACAGACGCTCTCAGTGGTGGAGGAATGCAAAAATGCTGGGCTTTCTCCTGAACGGCTCTCAACCTTTTCACAGGCTTTGCCAGCAGGTGCGCTGCGTGATAAGGTGCGGGAGCTTTCGCTGATATTTGACGCCTATGAGGCGATTTTGCACCGCGGTTGCCTGTCGCCACAGGATGTGTTGGATCTCGCTGCCGAGAGGCTGGCGGATAGTTCGGTTTTAAAAGATGCCGAGATTTTTATAGATGATTTTGGTGGGTTCACCGCCCCTGAATTGTCGCTGATTTCAGCGCTGTTGTCTCAGGCGCGGCAGGTGACCGTTGCGTTGTGCTGCGATAACCCCCGAACCAAACAGCCCGCCTTTGCGCTGGCGGCCGACACGGCGCGACGCCTTTTGCATCTGGCACAAGAGAGGGGCGTTGAGGCTGTACAGACTGTTTTGCCTGAACCAAACTGGCACCCAGCCGCGCTGTGCGCACTCGAACGCGCCACCCGCGCCGAAGCGTTGCCGGATAAGGATACCATCGGCGGTGGGGTAGTCAAGGCCGTCTTTTGCGCCAACCCCTACGATGAGCTGGAAACCGTCGCTGCCGAGATTGCGCAGCTGGTGCGGCAACAAGGTTATCGCTACCGCGATATCGCAGTGATCGCCCGCGATATGGGGCGCTACCAAACGGCGCTACCGTCGGTTTTCACCCGCTTTGACCTACCTTTTTTCTGGGACATGCGCCATGACGCGCGTTGCTCGGCACTCACTCAAGGGGTGTTGGCGGCGGTGTTGGTTGCCTGCGGAATGCGTGAGGGCGACTGGCTTGACATCGCGCGTTCCCCGCTGTTCGGGCTGGAGTCTGAGTTGGTTGGTGCGCTTGAAAACTACAGCTTTGTCTGGTCATTGCGCCGGCCAGAGTGGGAGCGCCCATTTTACAAAAACCCCGACGGCATGGTCGAGCTTTTAAGCCCGCGCGCCGCCAAAACGCTGCAAATGCTCGAGAAAGCCCGAGAAAACATCACCGCACCGGTTCTGTCGCTGCGACAAACTTTTGAAAGCGGTCAGGGCAGCCAGGTGGCCAAGGGTCTGTGGCGGTTTTTGCAGCAGATCGACGCGGCCAAGCATATGGCTGATTTTGCCGAAGCCATGCCTGCGGATGAGAAGAATGCTTTCTTAGAAGAGCAGTCGCTGCTCTGGCAGCAGCTTGTCGGATTATTAGAGCTGTTTGACGCGATCCCCGACGAAATAACCGTGACCAAAGAGCGGATTGCCGAGTTGGTCGAGCTGTCGTTTGGTGGGTTCGAGGTGGCGACAGTGCCGCGCACGCTCGACGAAATCGCGGTGGGCACCGCCGACCGAATCCGATGTGAGAATGTCCGCGCCGTATTTTTGCTTGGCGCAATAGAAGGGGAATTCCCCTCCGCCGCCATGCCGGGTGGGTTGCTATCGGAAAACGAGCGGCGGCAGCTGGTCGAGGGCGGGCTTGATCTGCTCACTGAGGGCGACCGCTCTCAGGCCACCGAGCGGATGTTTTGCTACCGCGCCGTCACCGCGCCCGCTGAGCATCTGGTGGTTTGCTGTCCACGCACCGATGCGGCAGGTTCGGCGCTGCTGCCCTCCGCTATCTTTTTGCGTGCCGCGGCGCTGACCACCGAACAGAGCCGCCCTGAGTTCTGGCACGTTTGGACGGTGTCAGGGTTGGAAAAGGCCATTGCTGAATATCGTGACATATCCGACGCCCGTCTTTCGACACTCGTTGCGTTGGGCGAAAAAACGTTGGGCGAACAGCGGGTGACGCGGCTGTTACGCGTCGACGACAAGCGGGTTCATGCGCTGATTGATCCGGCTATCCCATCCGCGCTGTTTGGTGGACGCTTAAAGCTTTCGCCCTCGCGTTTAGAACAATACTATCGCTGCCCGTTTAGCTATTACATACAAAAGGGACTTGGCGCTCGTAAACGCCAAAAGGCCGAGCTGTCGCCGATTCAGGCGGGCGTACTCATCCACCGCGTACTGGAACGGCTCTTGTCGCAACACGGAGGTAAGGGGCTTTCTGCCGTGCCGCCCGAGCAGCTCCGGCAGCAGATTGCCGCCGAGACAGTGGGCTATCTCACCGAGTGCGCAGGTGACCCGGCGCTACTTCCTGCACGGCTGCTGCGCAACTTTGAGCGCCTTGGCGAGTGGCTTTTCGACATGGTGTGCCATCTGGCACAGGAGCTTTTACAAAGCGAATTTGAACCGGTGGCTTTCGAGCTTGAAATCGGCGAGGGGAAAGAAGTCTGCCCGTTGGTGTTTAAAATAGGATCGGACACCGAAATTCTCATTGAAGGCACGGCCGACCGCGTCGACACGGCGGTCATCAACGGAAAAAAATATCTACGTGTGCTCGATTATAAATCTGGCAAGAAAAGTTTTCTACTCGACGAGGTCTATTATGGGCTGAATTTGCAGATGCTCATTTACCTGTTTTCCATCTGTCAAAACGGTGCAGGCCCACTGGACGGGGCGACTCCAGCGGGTGCGTTGTATGTACCGGCACAAGGGGGATATGTTTTAAGCGCGCGCGGCACCGACCCCTATCAGCTTGAAAAGCAAAGGCATAAGCAATATGTTATGAATGGGCTGCTGCTGTCGGATGAAGACGTGCTACGCGGGATGGAGCGGGATTTAAACGGCGATTACATCCCCTATGCCCAAGGCGGAAAAAAGATTGATGCGCTTTATTCTATGGAAGAACTGGCGAAGCTATGGCGTCTGGTCGAGCAAAAGATAGAAGGGATGGCGCAGCAGCTTTATTCCGGCGATATTGCGGCGCTTCCCAGTTGCCGCGGCGCGGATTCGCCCTGTAACTTTTGCGATTACCGCACGGCCTGTGGCTTTGAAGCGGGCGACCCGGTGCGCGAGCTGCTAAAGCTCGACCGCGCCGCCATTCTAAAGGGGGAGGGGAGCGCCGATGGCGAATAA